A region from the Pectinophora gossypiella chromosome 29, ilPecGoss1.1, whole genome shotgun sequence genome encodes:
- the LOC126379343 gene encoding putative uncharacterized protein DDB_G0282133 isoform X4, giving the protein MKNIVGLLVLLAFVAVQGLPNPGRRYDDSDYSVYSEQELSHEENSEQSQEESSDEYESVQSYGGRTRSVKESNTSSKHSESESSNTSQSNKLIISKGDGNVQTTTSSSKSSKTSSSKSEKHSSSRRVIESGYSDDDDYYTKSGRWGSTDDSYYQSDSDERSTIDESEERYRSDKIRQDNDSEQNADGDNNSDIDQDNRNNQNAVAGKGSTITQNNINNQNAVAGKGSTITQNNKNNQNAKAETGSTIIQNHVNNQNARAEEGSTITQNNINDQNAKAGKGSTIYQTYENNQNAKADKGSTITQNSENNQNAKAEKGSSINQSNENNQNARGEKGSTIKQDNESNQNAKGEKGSSIKQTNKNNQNAKAGKGATIRQDNESNQNAKAEKGATIRQDNESNQNAKAERGANIRQDNESNQNAKAEKGATIRQDNESNQNAKAEKGATIRQDNESNQNARGEKGSTIKQTNENNQNAKADRGSTIRQDNESNQNAKAGKGATIRQDNESNQNAHGGKGSTIKQTNENNQNAKADRGSTIRQDNESNQNAKAGKGANIRQDNESNQNARGERGSTIKQTNENNQNAKADSGSTIRQDNESNQNAKAGKGATIRQDNESNQNAHGGKGSTIKQTNENNQNAKADSGSTIRQDNESNQNAKAGKGATIRQDNESNQNAKAGKGATIKQDNESNQNARGERGSTIKQTNENNQNAKADSGSTIRQDNESNQNAKAGKGATIRQDNESNQNAHGGKGSTIKQDNKNNQNAKADRGSTIRQDNESNQNAKAGKGATIRQDNENNQNAHGGKGSIIKQTNENNQNAKADRGSTIRQDNESNQNAKAGKGATIRQDNESNQNAHGERGSTIKQTNENNQNAKADRGSTIRQDNESNQNAKAGKGATIKQDNESNQNARGERGSTIKQTNENNQNAKADKSSTIRQDNESNQNAKAGKGATVRQDNESNQNARGERGSTIKQTNENNQNAKADRGSTIRQDNESNQNAKAGKGATIRQDNESNQNAKAGKGATIKQDNESNQNARGERGSTIKQTNENNQNAKADRGSTIRQDNESNQNAKAGKKATVRQDNESNQNARGERGSTIKQTNENNQNAKADRGSTIRQDNESNQNAKAGKGATIRQDNESNQNAHGGKGSTIKQDNKNNQNAKADRGSTIRQDNENNQNAKADRGSTIRQDNESNQNAKAGKGATIKQDNESNQNARGERGSTIKQTNENNQNAKADSGSTIRQDNESNQNAKAGKGATIRQDNESNQNAHGGKGSNIKQDNKNNQNAKADRGSTIRQDNENNQNAKADRGSTIRQDNESNQNAKAGKGATIKQDNESNQNARGERGSTIKQTNENNQNAKADSGSTIRQDNESNQNAKAGKGATIRQDNESNQNAKAGKGATIKQDNESNQNARGERGSTIKQTNENNQNAKADRGSTIRQDNESNQNAKAGKGATIRQDNESNQNAKAGKGATIKQDNESNQNARGERGSTIKQTNENNQNAKADSGSTIRQDNESNQNAKAGKGATIRQDNESNQNAHGGKGSTIKQDNKNNQKAKADRGSTIRQDNENNQNAKADRGSTIRQDNESNQNAKAGKGATIKQDNESNQNARGERGSTIKQTNENNQNAKADSGSTIRQDNESNQNAKAGKGATIRQDNESNQNAHGGKGSTIKQDNKNNQKAKADRGSTIRQDNESNQNAKAGKGATIRQDNESNQNAHGGKGSTIKQDNKNNQNAKADRGSTIRQDNESNQNAKAGKGATIRQDNENNQNAHGGMGSTIKQTNENNQNAKADRGSTIRQDNESNQNAKAGKGATIRQDNESNQNARGERGSTIKQTNENNQNAKADRGSTIRQDNESNQNAKAGKGATIRQDNESNQNARGEIGSTIKQANENNQNAKADRGSTIRQDNESNQNAKAGKGATIRQDNENNQNAHGGKGSTIKQTNENNQNAKADRGSTIRQDNESNQNAKAGKGATIRQDNENKQNAHGGKGSTIKQTNENNQNAKADRGSTIRQDNESNQNAKAGKGATIRQDNESNQNAKAGKGATIKQDNESNQNARGERGSTIKQTNENNQNAKADSGSTIRQDNESNQNAKAGKGATIKQDNESNQNARGERGSTIKQTNENNQNAKAGKGATIRQDNESNQNAHGGKGSTIKQDNKNNQNAKADRGSTIRQDNENNQNAKADRGSTIRQDNESNQNAKAGKGATIRQDNESNQNAHGGKGSTIKQDNKNNQNAKADRGSTIRQYNESNQNAKAGKGATIRQDNESNQNARGEIGSTIKQANENNQNAKADRGSTIRQDNESNQNAKAGKGATIRQDNENKQNAHGGKGSTIKQDNKNNQNAKADRGSTIRQDNESNQNAKAGKGATIRQDNENNQNAKADRGSTIRQDNESNQNAKAGKGATIRQDNENKQNAHGGKGSTIKQDNKNNQNAKADRGSTIRQDNESNQNAKAGKGATIKQDNESNQNARGERGSTIKQTNENNQNAKADSGSTIRQDNESNQNAKAGKGATIRQDNESNQNAHGGKGSTIQQDNKNNQNAKADRGSTIRQDNESNQNAKAGRGATIRQDNENNQNAHGGKGSTIKQDNKNNQNARGGDRSSISQDNENRQIAKAKVCSKVRHTNKNKQNAKGERGTNIGQNNDNNQNAHGGKGSHIKQTNENNQNAKGGKGSTIRQDNENNQNARGGKGSTIRQDNENNQNARGGKGSTIRQDNESNQHAHGGKGSTIRQDNENNQNAHGGKGSHIKQTNENNQNAKGGKGSTIRQDNENNQNARGGKGSTIRQDNESNQNARGGKGSTIRQDNENNQNAKGGKGSTIKQDNRNNQNAAGGNDSVIRQDNKNHQNAETGERSKIKHDKNDHVKDCSKEELNKRKNSTTVKKVTKEVVLKKDKRSEVNESESSKTKEKSKSKVKTVVKTKTVEKTKEQNSKGEKHHCGN; this is encoded by the exons ATGAAGAATATAGTCGGACTTCTGGTGTTATTG gCTTTTGTCGCTGTCCAGGGTTTACCTA atCCTGGCAGACGTTATGatgattcagattattcagTTTATTCCGAacaag AATTGTCACACGAAGAAAACAGTGAACAGTCTCAGGAGGAGTCTAGCGACGAATATGAATCTGTCCAATCATACGGCGGCAGAACGAGATCAGTTAAAGAAAGCAACACATCTTCAAAACACAGCGAATCCGAATCTAGCAACACCTCACAATCTAACAAACTGATAATATCCAAGGGTGACGGAAACGTACAGACGACAACATCGTCATCAAAATCATCTAAAACTTCTAGCAGCAAATCTGAAAAGCACTCCAGTTCCAGACGTGTAATTGAAAGTGGTTATTCTGATGATGACGATTATTACACGAAATCGGGACGATGGGGATCAACTGACGACTCATATTACCAATCTGACTCTGATGAAAGATCAACTATTGATGAAAGTGAAGAGAGATATCGAAGCGATAAAATACGACAAGACAACGATAGCGAGCAAAATGCTGACGGCGACAACAACTCAGACATAGATCAAGATAACAGGAATAATCAAAATGCTGTTGCTGGAAAAGGGTCGacaataacacaaaataacataaataatcaaAATGCTGTTGCTGGAAAAGGATCGACAATtacacaaaataacaaaaataaccaAAATGCTAAGGCTGAAACAGGATCAACAATAATACAAAACCACGTAAATAACCAGAACGCCAGAGCTGAAGAAGGTTCGACTATTACACAAAACAACATTAATGACCAAAATGCAAAAGCTGGAAAAGGCTCAACAATATACCAGACCTACGAAAATAACCAAAATGCAAAAGCTGATAAAGGATCCACAATAACACAAAATAGCGAAAATAATCAAAACGCGAAAGCAGAAAAAGGCTCTAGTATAAATCAATCTAATGAGAATAACCAGAACGCCAGAGGAGAAAAAGGTTCAACTATAAAACAGgacaacgaaagcaaccagaatgcaAAAGGTGAAAAAGGTTCTAGTATAAAACAGACCAATAAAAACAATCAGAACGCCAAAGCCGGCAAAGGTgcgactatcagacaagataacgaaagcaaccaaaATGCCAAGGCCGAAAAAGGAGCCACTAtaagacaagataacgaaagcaaccagaacgcCAAGGCCGAAAGAGGTGCCaatatcagacaagataacgaaagcaaccagaacgcCAAGGCCGAAAAAGGTGCGAcaatcagacaagataacgaaagcaaccagaacgcCAAGGCCGAAAAAGGTGccactatcagacaagataacgaaagcaaccagaacgcCAGAGGTGAAAAAGGTTCGACGATAAAACAGACAAACGAAAACAATCAGAACGCCAAGGCCGACAGAGGTTCGACTATCAGACAGgacaacgaaagcaaccagaacgcCAAGGCCGGAAAAGGGGccactatcagacaagataacgaaagcaaccaaaatgctcatggcggaaagggCTCGACTATCAAACAGacaaacgaaaacaaccagaacGCCAAGGCCGACAGAGGTTCAACTATCAGACAGgacaacgaaagcaaccagaacgcCAAGGCCGGAAAAGGAGCCAATATCAGACAAGATAatgaaagcaaccagaatgccagAGGTGAAAGAGGTTCGACGATAAAACAGacaaacgaaaacaaccagaatgccaaAGCTGACAGTGGTTCGACTATCAGACAGgacaacgaaagcaaccagaacgcCAAGGCCGGAAAAGGGGccactatcagacaagataacgaaagcaaccagaatgctcatggcggaaaggggtcgacgATAAAACAGacaaacgaaaacaaccagaatgccaaAGCCGACAGTGGTTCGACTATCAGACAGgacaacgaaagcaaccagaacgcCAAGGCCGGAAAAGGGGccactatcagacaagataacgaaagcaaccagaacgcCAAGGCTGGAAAAGGAGCGACTATCaaacaagataacgaaagcaaccagaatgcgAGAGGTGAAAGAGGTTCGACGATAAAACAGacaaacgaaaacaaccagaatgccaaAGCCGACAGTGGTTCGACTATCAGACAGGACAATGAAAGCAACCAGAACGCCAAGGCCGGAAAAGGGGccactatcagacaagataacgaaagcaaccagaatgctcatggcggaaaggggtcgactatcaaACAAGACAACaaaaacaaccagaatgccaaGGCCGACAGAGGTTCGACTATCAGACAGgacaacgaaagcaaccagaatgccaaGGCCGGTAAAGGAGccactatcagacaagataacgaaaacaaccagaatgctcatggcggaaaggggtcgatTATCAAACAGacaaacgaaaacaaccagaacGCCAAGGCCGACAGAGGTTCAACTATCAGACAGgacaacgaaagcaaccagaatgccaaGGCCGGTAAAGGAGccactatcagacaagataacgaaagcaaccagaatgctcatggcgAAAGGGGGTCGACTATCAAACAGacaaacgaaaacaaccagaacGCCAAGGCCGACAGAGGTTCAACTATCAGACAAgacaacgaaagcaaccagaatgccaaAGCCGGTAAAGGAGCCACTATCAAACAAGATAACGAAAGTAACCAAAATGCCAGAGGTGAAAGAGGTTCGACGATAAAACAGACgaacgaaaacaaccagaatgccaaGGCCGACAAAAGCTCAACTATCAGACAGgacaacgaaagcaaccagaacgcCAAGGCCGGAAAAGGAGCCACtgtcagacaagataacgaaagcaaccagaatgccagAGGTGAAAGAGGTTCGACGATAAAACAGACgaacgaaaacaaccagaatgccaaGGCCGACAGAGGCTCAACTATCAGACAGgacaacgaaagcaaccagaacgcCAAGGCTGGAAAAGGAGccactatcagacaagataacgaaagtaACCAGAACGCCAAAGCTGGAAAAGGGGCCACTATCAAACAAGATAACGAAAGTAACCAAAATGCCAGAGGTGAAAGAGGTTCGACGATAAAACAGACgaacgaaaacaaccagaatgctAAGGCCGACAGAGGCTCAACTATCAGACAGgacaacgaaagcaaccagaacgcCAAGGCCGGAAAAAAAGCCACtgtcagacaagataacgaaagcaaccagaatgccagAGGTGAAAGAGGTTCGACGATAAAACAGacaaacgaaaacaaccagaacGCCAAGGCCGACAGAGGTTCAACTATCAGACAGgacaacgaaagcaaccagaacgcCAAAGCCGGAAAAGGAGccactatcagacaagataacgaaagcaaccagaatgctcatggcggaaaggggtcgactatcaaACAAGACAACaaaaacaaccagaatgccaaGGCCGACAGAGGTTCGACTATCAGACAGgacaacgaaaacaaccagaatgccaaGGCCGACAGAGGTTCGACTATCAGACAGgacaacgaaagcaaccagaacgcCAAGGCCGGAAAAGGAGCGACTATAaaacaagataacgaaagcaaccagaatgcgAGAGGTGAAAGAGGTTCGACGATTAAACAGacaaacgaaaacaaccagaatgccaaAGCCGACAGTGGTTCGACTATCAGACAGgacaacgaaagcaaccagaacgcCAAAGCCGGAAAAGGAgcgactatcagacaagataacgaaagcaaccagaatgctcatggcggaaaggggtcgaaTATCAAACAAGACAACaaaaacaaccagaatgccaaGGCCGACAGAGGTTCGACTATCAGACAGgacaacgaaaacaaccagaatgccaaGGCCGACAGAGGTTCGACTATCAGACAGgacaacgaaagcaaccagaacgcCAAGGCCGGAAAAGGAGCGACTATCaaacaagataacgaaagcaaccagaatgcgAGAGGTGAAAGAGGTTCGACGATAAAACAGacaaacgaaaacaaccagaatgccaaAGCCGACAGTGGTTCGACTATCAGACAGgacaacgaaagcaaccagaacgcCAAGGCTGGAAAAGGAGccactatcagacaagataacgaaagtaACCAGAACGCCAAAGCTGGAAAAGGGGCCACTATCAAACAAGATAACGAAAGTAACCAAAATGCCAGAGGTGAAAGAGGTTCGACGATAAAACAGACgaacgaaaacaaccagaacGCCAAGGCCGACAGAGGCTCAACTATCAGACAGgacaacgaaagcaaccagaacgcCAAGGCCGGAAAAGGAGctactatcagacaagataacgaaagcaaccagaacgcCAAGGCTGGAAAAGGAGCGACTATCaaacaagataacgaaagcaaccagaatgcgAGAGGCGAAAGAGGTTCGACGATAAAACAGacaaacgaaaacaaccagaatgccaaAGCCGACAGTGGTTCGACTATCAGACAGgacaacgaaagcaaccagaacgcCAAAGCCGGAAAAGGAGccactatcagacaagataacgaaagcaaccagaatgctcatggcggaaaggggtcgactatcaaACAAGACAACAAAAACAACCAGAAAGCCAAGGCCGACAGAGGTTCGACTATCAGACAGgacaacgaaaacaaccagaatgccaaGGCCGACAGAGGTTCGACTATCAGACAGgacaacgaaagcaaccagaacgcCAAGGCCGGAAAAGGAGCGACTATCaaacaagataacgaaagcaaccagaatgcgAGAGGTGAAAGAGGTTCGACGATAAAACAGacaaacgaaaacaaccagaatgccaaAGCCGACAGTGGTTCGACTATCAGACAGgacaacgaaagcaaccagaacgcCAAAGCCGGAAAAGGAGccactatcagacaagataacgaaagcaaccagaatgctcatggcggaaaggggtcgactatcaaACAAGACAACAAAAACAACCAGAAAGCCAAGGCCGACAGAG GTTCGACTATCAGACAGgacaacgaaagcaaccagaacgcCAAGGCCGGAAAAGGAGccactatcagacaagataacgaaagcaaccagaatgctcatggcggaaaggggtcgactatcaaACAAGACAACaaaaacaaccagaatgccaaGGCCGACAGAGGTTCGACTATCAGACAGgacaacgaaagcaaccagaatgccaaGGCCGGTAAAGGAGccactatcagacaagataacgaaaacaaccagaatgctcatggcggaaTGGGGTCGACTATCAAACAGacaaacgaaaacaaccagaatgccaaGGCCGACAGAGGTTCAACTATCAGACAGgacaacgaaagcaaccagaatgccaaAGCCGGTAAAGGAGccactatcagacaagataacgaaagcaaccagaatgccagAGGTGAAAGAGGTTCGACGATAAAACAGacaaacgaaaacaaccagaatgccaaGGCCGACAGAGGCTCAACTATCAGACAGgacaacgaaagcaaccagaacgcCAAGGCCGGAAAAGGAGccactatcagacaagataacgaaagcaaccaaaATGCCAGAGGTGAAATAGGTTCGACGATAAAACAGGcaaacgaaaacaaccagaatgccaaGGCCGACAGAGGCTCAACTATCAGACAGgacaacgaaagcaaccagaatgccaaGGCCGGTAAAGGAGccactatcagacaagataacgaaaacaaccagaatgctcatggcggaaaggggtcgactatcaaacagacaaacgaaaacaaccagaacGCCAAGGCCGACAGAGGTTCAACTATCAGACAGgacaacgaaagcaaccagaatgccaaGGCCGGAAAAGGAGccactatcagacaagataacgaaaacaagcagaatgctcatggcggaaaggggtcgacgATAAAACAGacaaacgaaaacaaccagaacGCCAAGGCCGACAGAGGTTCAACTATCAGACAGgacaacgaaagcaaccagaacgcCAAGGCCGGAAAAGGAGctactatcagacaagataacgaaagcaaccagaacgcCAAGGCTGGAAAAGGAGCGACTATCaaacaagataacgaaagcaaccagaatgcgAGAGGCGAAAGAGGTTCGACGATAAAACAGacaaacgaaaacaaccagaatgccaaAGCCGACAGTGGTTCGACTATCAGACAGgacaacgaaagcaaccagaacgcCAAGGCCGGAAAAGGAGCGACTATCaaacaagataacgaaagcaaccagaatgcgAGAGGTGAAAGAGGTTCGACGATAAAACAGacaaacgaaaacaaccagaatgccaaAGCCGGAAAAGGAGCCAcaatcagacaagataacgaaagcaaccagaatgctcatggcggaaaAGGGTCGACTATCAAACAAGACAACaaaaacaaccagaatgccaaGGCCGACAGAGGTTCGACTATCAGACAGgacaacgaaaacaaccagaatgccaaGGCCGACAGAGGTTCGACTATCAGACAGgacaacgaaagcaaccagaacgcCAAGGCCGGAAAAGGAGccactatcagacaagataacgaaagcaaccagaatgctcatggcggaaaggggtcgactatcaaACAAGACAACaaaaacaaccagaatgccaaGGCCGACAGAG GCTCAACTATCAGACAGTacaacgaaagcaaccagaacgcCAAGGCCGGAAAAGGAGccactatcagacaagataacgaaagcaaccaaaATGCCAGAGGTGAAATAGGTTCAACGATAAAACAGGcaaacgaaaacaaccagaatgccaaGGCCGACAGAGGCTCAACTATCAGACAGgacaacgaaagcaaccagaatgccaaGGCCGGAAAAGGAGccactatcagacaagataacgaaaacaagcagaatgctcatggcggaaaggggtcgacgATAAAACAAGACAACaaaaacaaccagaatgccaaGGCCGACAGAGGTTCGACTATCAGACAGgacaacgaaagcaaccagaatgccaaGGCCGGTAAAGGAGccactatcagacaagataacgaaaacaaccagaatgcaAAGGCCGACAGGG GTTCAACTATCAGACAGgacaacgaaagcaaccagaatgccaaGGCCGGAAAAGGAGccactatcagacaagataacgaaaacaagcagaatgctcatggcggaaaggggtcgacgATAAAACAAGACAACaaaaacaaccagaatgccaaGGCCGACAGAGGTTCGACTATCAGACAGGACAATGAAAGCAACCAGAACGCCAAGGCCGGAAAAGGAGCTACTATCAAACAAGATAACGAAAGTAACCAGAATGCGAGAGGTGAAAGAGGTTCGACGATAAAACAGacaaacgaaaacaaccagaatgccaaAGCCGACAGTGGTTCGACTATCAGACAGgacaacgaaagcaaccagaacgcCAAGGCCGGAAAAGGGGccactatcagacaagataacgaaagcaaccagaatgctcatggcggaaaggggtcgaccATCCAACAAGACAACaaaaacaaccagaatgccaaGGCCGACAGAGGTTCGACTATCAGACAGgacaacgaaagcaaccagaatgccaaGGCCGGTAGAGGAGccactatcagacaagataacgaaaacaaccagaatgcgcatggcggaaaggggtcgactatcaaACAAGACAACAAAAATAACCAGAATGCCAGAGGTGGAGACCGATCATCTATTAGTCAAGATAACGAAAACCGTCAGATTGCTAAAGCCAAAGTATGCTCTAAAGtacgacatacaaataaaaacaaacaaaacgcgAAAGGTGAAAGAGGAACAAATATAGGACAAAATAACGATAAcaaccagaatgctcatggcggaaaggggtcgcatataaaacaaacaaacgaaaacAACCAAAATGCTAAAGGCGGAAAGGGATCCACAATCAGACAAGACAACGAAAATAACCAGAATGCCAGAG gcggaaaggggtcgactatcagacaagataacgaaaacaaccagaatgccagaggcggaaaagggtcgactatcagacaagataacgaaagcaaccaacatgctcatggcggaaaggggtcgactatcagacaagataacgaaaacaaccagaatgcgCATGGCGGAAAAGGGtcgcatataaaacaaacaaacgaaaacAACCAAAATGCTAAAGGCGGAAAGGGATCCACCATCAGACAAgacaacgaaaacaaccagaatgccagaggcggaaaggggtcgactatcagacaagataacgaaagcaaccagaatgctagaggcggaaaggggtccactatcagacaagataatgaaaacaaccagaatgctaaaggcggaaaggggtcgactatcaaACAAGACAACAGAAACAACCAGAACGCCGCAGGTGGTAATGATTCAGTTATTAGACAAGATAATAAAAACCACCAAAATGCTGAAACCGGAGAACGATCTAAGATAAAACATGATAAGAATGACCATGTCAAAGATTGCTCGAAGGAGGAATTAAATAAGCGTAAGAATTCTACTACAGTTAAGAAGGTTACCAAAGAGGTCGTTCTTAAAAAGGACAAGAGATCCGAAGTCAATGAATCTGAGTCATcgaaaactaaagaaaaaagtaaatctAAAGTTAAAACGGTAGTGAAGACAAAGACAGTTGAAAAAACCAAAGAGCAGAATTCGAAAGGCGAAAAACATCATTGTGGTAACTAA